Part of the Pristiophorus japonicus isolate sPriJap1 chromosome 11, sPriJap1.hap1, whole genome shotgun sequence genome is shown below.
AGCTAGGATAGTACAAGATAGCACActtatacctgctagcttacacatgtttagATCATTTTAGATGATActatacattagttaacaataggataaggatagatcagaaaacagctaagtctgcttgttcctttctctTGCCGTGTTCTTGccgtttttcttcctgccccaaggatgtggtttattcagctatggaggagaggaagtctggaacagaaacaagggttaggacgaccagtgagaggctcattatgaagtaataagtttacagtggtgcaggtgaacctaggcacttctcccttcaaccttaactgcagtgggggtagtgattaacacctgaaaaggcccctcccatcgtggctctagtccctttcgaatccatcaggacatacttccctggtgccacgagagatGATTCGGGTaacactgggaggtcgaggtgagtctctcgaacctggttgtgagctagtcgcagagcctgagtcagagaaagaacataggtggtcatcagtcgagctgggataccatatctaggaacaatttcccttattaacaccttaacaacagtttgagtcttattgtccagggtagggtaggcttcgatccatttacTAAACACAtcaactattactaacacatatttgtaacactgaactttttgcaactcaatgtagtccaactgcaaggtctcaaagggaccttctggtaggggcgtcttaccccaattacaggggactcccttccctggattatgctgttggcaaacaaggcaacgactactgatgttctgggccagcgcctggagtctagggtgccaccaagtggccaaaagcgtgtcacttgttgtccttgctccacaatgagtagcaaagtgcataaattcaataacccatagggccaactcgtcagacatgcaagtctgttccgcgggagtggtccagagtttagaaacattgtcataagtacatccataatctttccacaacagtccatctttttcaggagcgtcctcctgtgctttaataacatcttggatggttggcattggtttttccgaggctaacttatccttggcaggacttttagtttgactcatcattctaggcaccaccatttgttgtccacaaGAAGCctttttagcctctttgtcagcacagcggtttcctatatcaaccggagagtttccggtagtgtgggcagtgcacttgacaatagcaatacgtttagggagcatgagggcttgcaacaaatctgatactagttgcctatgagaTATCTCGTTTCCCTGTGAGgtcaggaatcccctatttttccataactgtccgaaatcatgggctagcccaaaggcatacctagagtcggtatagatagtgactttgagatctttggccaagatacaggctcgggtgagggcgaatagttcagcttgttgggtagAATAggtggtttcaaaggcggcagattccaagacctgattctcctggtttactatggtgtatcctgagattcgtgtaccttctggattaatagaagaacttccgtcaacatacataatacagtctgggtcttccattggtacgtcaactaaatcttccctgaccgatgaggcctcctgaattaaagataaacaatcatgactgggttcttcctcatcttggggtggctcagtaagaaaacaggccggattaatggcagtacagtgccgaaaggtcagcttaggattattcagtaggtagatctcatatctgctttgcctggccatggtaaggtgttgagtctgcagttggcccaggagggcggcTACGGAGTGGGAGATGTTAAgataacggtagcacagtctttcaggattgtacaatacagttgaaagggccggtcatagaggggccggcccaaagccggagcttgcagcagggctgtctttagttccttaaaggcttgaacGTCTGTggcttctatttcaaagctgccttctttAGTTGTGTACagcgtgaggtgcttagtcatcagggcaacgttagggatccaggatctgcagtaattgatcatccccaaccactgccgcatctgtttagccgtgctagggactggaaactggcaaattggttcgtcatccggggaggttctctgtacaatcaagctatgtaatcgggggacggttggccaaaggggttgttctgggagaagttagtgtaagatccccgtcctcttccccccttgcccccctcctcttcctctttcgtgctgacgggagggacactctctactccaatttccttcttgcccacaattaaagcatccatctcgtctctcccatcctcggcctcttcccataccgggCCGGGACAATAgggtggtccgtaattagcagggcctggGCCATTcgggtgttgggtatatccgtatccttggttatccacccaaccctttacacagtactgtggttccaactggtatcccctcgggtcggaccagggtcctctccatgggggttcttcctttctagtcacattcggttttgacccgggtcaggggtgcgcctcctccttcccctcctttcttctcctgccaataatattttaccgctctttccatttgggctctactgttatttcaataaatctttccatgaattcgtcggcagtttcttctcttttgggtttagtttctaacactgctgccatactgatgggcttctgaaggttcttgttgaaagcattaaagatagcgtttaggcgatcctgggcattattagggtgagcagtcactaattcatcatgggtggctcgccccaaattttctaagaaccggacgtgttcagtcgggctcagggtctgctgcactaaggaccacaagtctcttgattctgcattataaactgaaataatagttcgaagatgatctataaactggAGTCCGTTTGAGCTTGTCGCTTCGTTGGTGTAGGGTTACATTTacctttaactcctctcgccggagtgtaaggtggagggggatgggaaaGAGGCTGTGACAAAGGGTCAGAGGCTGCAGGAGGTGCCGTTGGGCCCGGCTgtgtccattcatcaatttcatcatcagcctcggtcaacgcaaaaccaaccattcgactacgtagtctatcggtacccttctcagAAGTCCCAAGGGAACTCTTAATACGTTTcttgtgcgcgcactctttctttaagacgtctacagttttaacatgtcctccttctgtcaaggagagtcctagtttagtggcgttctcctgccagcttgacagaagggactcatctttcagcttttgacagtactgtctccatttggctattaaatctttttttaaccaccgggaccatatatatatatttttttttaactcaacaaacctatcctttgtgcatttcctggctccgtaacttatcatccgaatatacgtaattcaataaggttcacactcttaaacttcccacatccaggacaacactacgaagggttaaaaaaaactttcactgtttgaaaaagtgggtggagctaaagcaaACCACAACTCCCTGGTCTCCCCACACAAGCTTTCTcatccacagtaaaaatcatacaagcatttaaaacagacgttcacaagagtctcttttttttttttgatccatgacctttcagggaattcgtagttttatctaaattacccatccttgtgtcgccgcacgttggatcgggGTCCTAATTAATCCGAATCGTCCCCCACGCCGCCCCGTGGTGATCTCAGTTtagcttacccagagcctaggtggaccaagtgatatacaagatcgacaccgcacctggcgtaagtacaatttaaaatttacacagtcccgcgtagtcccgcagcttaattttacgtaattccctaacctccgcgtttccctacgcggttcgcgcgattctttATTTActggggcctcgaacccacacagcctgTTCGTGACGCCGCATGACAATCCTTACTTTTTCTAGGTTcccgatttaaatccaatcagtgcctagacgggccaagtgatatacaaggtcgacgtcacacctgacttggacacttattttctaagtttaaaacgtgttcgccagattgacctggatctcgttcagacaccacctgagaaccagcgagtggctaaactttcctcagacttttgaaaccggaggaaactggagcagttttgaaattatacttactccagtggccattttcctctcgtctcgtccaaggctagtctagctcttaattcgcaagttttcggcagtcgcccgttgagatcccacttctgacaccaaatgttgatactggattcttttcccttcaatcagtttcagcgaattcactgacacacgaacacttttagtcttagcaacataagacctttattagagaatcTCCCGgctgggacctgttaagataaaggggaacccactcgagtcgagtttgtccacctctgtcctgacaagctccgtaacagtacaaaagctcagcacttatacattgttacagcagaacacatttgagtgacactcagtttatacaatcattggtcgatttcccccatagcatacccaattgaaggctaacaactctccaaatagggcgggctccagggatgtgtttattgttttgaatctcatcacacttccctattttactgctgtttatagcagcccctcgtctgaatcatgtctgacttttgctttttcacgtaactctGAGTAATCCTTAGTTTGTGTCGACAGagcaaatatcgcagctggacaatttctcttggccattttcccatgatcccttactaacacattcgcaaaccttctatctacattctcagTCTCTgatcagttcaaacactgactatccttattcctggtctctgactagttcaaacactgactttccttagtcctggtcccaaactagttcaaacactgactatccttagtcctggtcccaaactagttcaaacactgactatccttagtcctggtctctgaccagttcaaacactgactatccttagtcctggtccctgaccagtccaAACACTGActaactatccttagtcctggtcccaaactagttcaaacactgactttccttagtcctggtcccaaactagttcaaacactgactttccttagtcctggtccctgaccagttcaaacacacttcccagtctctctcaccgtcccaggctctctctctcacccccatctctctcacccccccccccccaggctctgtccctctctctctctcaccccccccaggctctgtctctctctctctcaccgccccagtctctctctgtctctcacccccccagtctctgccACCCTCcagattctctctcgctctctctctcaccacccagttTCTCtcacctcccaggctctctctctctctctctcaacccccagactctctcaccccccgccctcccccccccccccaagctctctctctcccactctctcacccccccccccccccccggccaggctctctctctctctctctctccccccagtctcgctcaccctgcccccccccagtctctctctctctcacgccccctagtctttctgtctctctctcacccccaagtctcttcccccccacatcgaattcttcccccccacagcgatctcttccccctcatCACAGCGATCTTGCCACCACAGCCATCTCTTCCTCACCCaactcccccaccacccaccccacctCACAGCCATCTCCACCGTACCCCATCACCCACACCGCCGCCCCACAGCGCTCTCAGGCCGGCAGCCTCTGGtctctcgtcggtgcctctcgggggggcggagcttgacagctgCGCGCGTGCACACAACGCAGGATCCGAAAATTCCCGAATCAAAAGGCCTCCTCCGCCACACACTGTCGGCTGCACTTTGCTCCCGTCTGCTGGACTCTGCTCCGCCGAGAAAAGTGCGATGAAATTCCCGCTCACTCAGCCCCAGCAGTACCGGGCGGCAAAAAATGATGCATCGCCTGGGGACCGCTGAAAAACGGGCGGACCATGTGTTTGACCAATTTATACcctgaggtgtggtctcaccaataccctgtacagttgtagcaggacttctctgcttttatactcaatcccccttgcaataaaggccaccattccagttgccttcctgatcacttgctgtacctgcatactaaccttttgtgtttcatgcacaaggacccccaggtccctctgtactgcttcattttgtaatctctccccatttaaataataatttgcttttctatttttcctcacaaagtgga
Proteins encoded:
- the LOC139276345 gene encoding protein NYNRIN-like, with protein sequence MARQSRYEIYLLNNPKLTFRHCTAINPACFLTEPPQDEEEPSHDCLSLIQEASSVREDLVDVPMEDPDCIMYVDGSSSINPEGTRISGYTIVNQENQVLESAAFETTYSTQQAELFALTRACILAKDLKVTIYTDSRYAFGLAHDFGQLWKNRGFLTSQGNEISHRQLVSDLLQALMLPKRIAIVKCTAHTTGNSPVDIGNRCADKEAKKASCGQQMVVPRMMSQTKSPAKDKLASEKPMPTIQDVIKAQEDAPEKDGLLWKDYGCTYDNVSKLWTTPAEQTCMSDELALWVIEFMHFATHCGARTTSDTLLATWWHPRLQALAQNISSRCLVCQQHNPGKGVPCNWGKTPLPEGPFETLQLDYIELQKVQCYKYVLVIVDVFSKWIEAYPTLDNKTQTVVKVLIREIVPRYGIPARLMTTYVLSLTQALRLAHNQVRETHLDLPVLPESSLVAPGKYVLMDSKGTRATMGGAFSGVNHYPHCS